In a genomic window of Aggregatimonas sangjinii:
- the rplK gene encoding 50S ribosomal protein L11, producing MAKEVGKVVKLQVRGGAANPSPPVGPALGAAGVNIMEFCKQFNARTQDKPGKVLPVVITVYKDKSFDFVIKTPPAAVQLMEAAKIKKGSGEPNRIKLGSVSWDQIKAIAEDKMVDLNAFTIESAMSMVAGTARSMGMKVAGKRPF from the coding sequence ATGGCAAAAGAAGTAGGTAAAGTAGTTAAGCTACAAGTTAGGGGAGGTGCAGCGAATCCATCGCCGCCGGTTGGACCCGCCTTAGGTGCTGCCGGCGTTAACATCATGGAGTTCTGTAAGCAGTTTAATGCCAGAACCCAAGACAAACCAGGTAAAGTTCTACCTGTTGTTATCACCGTGTACAAAGACAAGTCGTTCGACTTTGTCATCAAAACACCGCCAGCGGCAGTTCAATTGATGGAAGCAGCTAAGATTAAAAAAGGATCAGGCGAACCTAACCGAATAAAACTAGGTAGCGTATCCTGGGATCAGATTAAGGCGATAGCCGAAGACAAAATGGTAGACCTTAATGCGTTTACAATCGAGTCGGCTATGAGCATGGTCGCTGGAACAGCGCGTTCAATGGGTATGAAAGTAGCCGGAAAACGTCCTTTTTAA
- the rplA gene encoding 50S ribosomal protein L1 has translation MAKLTKNQKEAYAMIEQDKLYSVDEASVLVKEITKAKFDASVDLAVRLGVDPKKANQMVRGVVTLPHGTGKDVKVLALVTPDKEAEAAEAGADYVGLDEYLDKIKGGWTDVDVIITMPSVMGKLGPLGRVLGPRGLMPNPKTGTVTMDVAKAVSEVKAGKIDFKVDKTGIVHAAIGKVSFSPDKIAGNAKELLDTLNKLKPAASKGVYMKSIFMSSTMSPSLQVDPKTV, from the coding sequence ATGGCAAAATTAACAAAGAACCAAAAAGAGGCCTATGCGATGATAGAGCAAGACAAACTCTATTCTGTAGATGAGGCATCTGTTTTAGTAAAAGAGATCACCAAAGCAAAGTTCGATGCATCTGTCGATTTAGCAGTTCGTTTGGGTGTTGATCCTAAGAAAGCCAATCAAATGGTGCGGGGTGTGGTAACTTTACCCCACGGTACCGGTAAGGATGTAAAGGTTTTGGCCTTGGTTACCCCGGACAAAGAAGCCGAAGCGGCCGAAGCAGGAGCCGATTATGTCGGATTGGATGAGTATTTGGATAAGATAAAAGGCGGTTGGACTGATGTTGATGTCATCATCACCATGCCCAGCGTCATGGGAAAACTGGGTCCTTTAGGACGTGTTTTGGGACCGAGAGGTTTGATGCCCAATCCAAAAACAGGAACCGTTACTATGGATGTTGCCAAGGCAGTATCTGAGGTAAAGGCGGGTAAAATAGATTTTAAGGTAGACAAAACGGGTATCGTACATGCGGCCATCGGGAAAGTTTCTTTCTCTCCTGATAAAATCGCAGGAAATGCCAAAGAACTTTTGGATACGTTGAATAAATTGAAGCCTGCGGCCTCTAAAGGTGTGTATATGAAATCCATTTTCATGTCAAGCACGATGAGCCCTAGTCTTCAAGTTGACCCTAAAACAGTTTAA
- the rplJ gene encoding 50S ribosomal protein L10, protein MTRKEKANVIQDLTTQLGDSATIYLADISGLDAGTTSALRRACFKADIKLAVVKNTLLAKAMEASEKEFGELPEVLKGNTSLMFSEVANAPAKVIKNFRKKSDRPLLKGAFIEEAVYIGDNQLDTLVSIKSKEEMIGEIIGLLQSPAKNVISGLKSGGGKLAGILKTLSER, encoded by the coding sequence ATGACAAGAAAAGAAAAAGCAAACGTAATACAAGATTTAACTACACAGTTAGGAGATAGTGCGACCATTTATTTGGCCGATATCTCCGGTTTGGATGCCGGCACAACATCAGCTTTGAGAAGAGCGTGTTTCAAGGCGGATATTAAACTGGCCGTGGTTAAGAATACCTTGCTTGCAAAAGCAATGGAAGCTTCGGAAAAGGAGTTTGGCGAATTACCTGAGGTGCTTAAGGGAAATACTTCCCTGATGTTCTCAGAAGTAGCCAATGCTCCCGCGAAAGTGATCAAAAATTTTCGTAAGAAGTCTGATAGGCCCTTGTTGAAGGGAGCATTTATAGAGGAAGCAGTTTATATTGGCGATAATCAATTAGATACGCTGGTAAGCATCAAATCGAAGGAAGAAATGATCGGTGAGATTATCGGACTGTTGCAATCTCCTGCTAAAAATGTTATTTCCGGATTGAAATCCGGTGGTGGCAAATTGGCCGGTATCCTCAAAACCTTATCAGAAAGATAA
- the rplL gene encoding 50S ribosomal protein L7/L12 has protein sequence MADLKEFAEQLVNLTVKEVNDLAGILKEEYGIEPAAAAVAVAAGGGGDAGEAVEEQSEFDVILKAAGGSKLAVVKLVKELTGLGLKDAKDIVDSAPKAVKEGVAKDEAEGIKKSLEEAGAEVELK, from the coding sequence ATGGCAGATTTAAAAGAATTCGCAGAGCAGTTAGTTAATTTAACCGTAAAAGAGGTTAACGATTTAGCTGGTATATTAAAAGAAGAATATGGTATCGAGCCTGCAGCAGCAGCAGTAGCCGTTGCCGCCGGTGGTGGTGGTGATGCTGGTGAAGCCGTTGAAGAGCAATCGGAATTCGACGTGATTTTGAAAGCGGCCGGTGGTTCTAAATTGGCAGTGGTTAAATTGGTTAAGGAATTGACCGGTTTAGGTTTGAAAGATGCTAAGGACATCGTTGATAGCGCGCCAAAAGCCGTTAAGGAAGGGGTTGCTAAAGACGAAGCGGAAGGTATCAAAAAATCTTTAGAAGAAGCTGGAGCAGAGGTTGAACTTAAATAA
- the rpoB gene encoding DNA-directed RNA polymerase subunit beta gives MLKQQTERINFASAKNTPEYPDFLDIQIKSFQDFFQLETKSDERGNEGLYNTFMENFPITDTRNQFVLEFLDYFIDPPRYSIQECIERGLTYSVPLKARLKLYCTDEEHEDFETIVQDVYLGTIPYMTPSGTFVINGAERVVVSQLHRSPGVFFGQSFHANGTKLYSARVIPFKGSWIEFATDINGVMYAYIDRKKKLPVTTLFRAIGFERDKDILEIFDLSEEVKVSNAGLKKVMGRKLAARVLNTWHEDFVDEDTGEVVSIERNEIVLDRDTVLDKEHIAQIMEADVKTILLHKENNAQSDYAIIHNTLQKDPTNSEKEAVEHIYRQLRNAEPPDEETARGIIDKLFFSDQRYNLGEVGRYRMNKKLQLDIGMDKQVLTKEDIITIIKYLIELINSKAEIDDIDHLSNRRVRTVGEQLSSQFGVGLARMARTIRERMNVRDNEVFTPIDLINAKTLSSVINSFFGTNQLSQFMDQTNPLAEITHKRRLSALGPGGLSRERAGFEVRDVHYTHYGRLCPIETPEGPNIGLISSLAVFAKVNPMGFLETPYRKVENGKVNTKEFGYLSAEEEEGMKIAQANIPLKDNGTIDSEKVIAREEGDFPVVDPKEINYTDVAPNQIASISASLIPFLEHDDANRALMGSNMMRQAVPLLKPQSPIVGTGLERQVASDSRVLINAEGDGVIEYVDAQKVTIKYDRSDAERLISFEEDSKTYNLVKFRKTNQGTSINLKPIVKKGDKVKKGQVLCEGYATEKGELALGRNLTVAFMPWKGYNFEDAIVISEKVVREDIFTSIHVDEYSLEVRDTKLGAEELTHDIPNVSEEATKDLDENGMIRIGAEVKPGDILIGKITPKGESDPTPEEKLLRAIFGDKAGDVKDASLKASPSLRGVVIDKKLFSRSIKDKRKRSEDKESINRLELEYEVKFQELKDILVEKLASLISGKTSQGVLNDLGEEVLPKGKKYTLKMLNSVDDFAHLVGGSWTTDKATNASVADLLHNYKIKLNDLQGNLRRDKFTISVGDELPAGIMKLAKVYIAKKRKLKVGDKMAGRHGNKGIVSRIVRQEDMPFLEDGTPVDIVLNPLGVPSRMNIGQIYETVLGWAGLKLGKKYATPIFDGATLDQINSFTDEAGIPRFGHTYLFDGGTGQRFDQPATVGVIYMLKLGHMVDDKMHARSIGPYSLITQQPLGGKAQFGGQRFGEMEVWALEAYGASATLREILTVKSDDVVGRAKTYESIVKGETMPEPGLPESFNVLMHELKGLGLDIRLEE, from the coding sequence ATGTTAAAACAACAGACTGAGAGAATAAATTTTGCATCCGCTAAGAACACTCCGGAATACCCGGATTTCTTGGACATTCAGATTAAATCGTTTCAAGATTTTTTTCAACTTGAGACCAAATCTGACGAAAGGGGCAATGAAGGATTGTACAACACCTTTATGGAAAACTTCCCGATAACGGACACACGTAATCAGTTCGTTTTGGAGTTTCTCGATTATTTTATAGATCCACCAAGATATTCCATCCAGGAATGTATCGAGCGTGGTCTTACCTATAGCGTTCCACTAAAGGCAAGGTTGAAATTGTATTGTACCGATGAGGAGCATGAAGATTTCGAGACCATTGTGCAAGACGTATATTTAGGAACTATTCCTTACATGACGCCAAGCGGTACTTTCGTTATAAACGGGGCCGAGCGAGTCGTGGTTTCGCAGTTGCACCGTTCTCCTGGTGTATTCTTCGGACAGTCTTTCCATGCTAATGGTACCAAGCTGTATTCAGCAAGGGTCATTCCATTTAAAGGTTCATGGATTGAATTCGCTACCGATATCAACGGCGTAATGTATGCGTATATCGATAGGAAGAAAAAATTACCTGTAACAACTCTCTTTAGAGCTATTGGCTTTGAAAGGGACAAGGATATTCTTGAGATATTCGACCTTTCGGAGGAAGTCAAGGTTTCTAATGCAGGTCTCAAAAAAGTAATGGGCCGTAAACTGGCCGCCCGTGTATTGAACACCTGGCATGAAGATTTTGTGGATGAGGATACTGGGGAAGTGGTTTCCATTGAGCGTAACGAAATCGTATTGGATCGTGATACGGTTTTGGACAAGGAACACATAGCCCAGATCATGGAAGCCGACGTGAAAACCATTCTTTTGCACAAAGAGAATAATGCACAGAGCGACTATGCCATTATTCATAACACCCTACAAAAAGATCCTACCAACTCCGAAAAGGAAGCGGTAGAACATATTTATAGACAACTTCGTAATGCCGAGCCGCCCGATGAGGAGACCGCTCGAGGCATCATTGATAAATTGTTCTTCTCCGATCAACGTTACAACTTAGGTGAGGTGGGTCGTTATCGAATGAACAAGAAATTACAGTTGGATATCGGAATGGACAAGCAGGTCCTGACCAAGGAAGATATTATTACCATCATCAAGTATTTGATCGAGTTGATCAACTCAAAGGCCGAAATAGATGATATCGATCACTTATCCAACAGACGTGTACGTACGGTAGGGGAACAATTATCTTCTCAGTTCGGTGTCGGTCTTGCCCGTATGGCGAGAACCATTCGTGAGCGTATGAACGTTCGTGATAATGAGGTGTTTACGCCGATAGATTTGATCAATGCGAAGACCTTGTCCTCTGTGATCAACTCCTTCTTCGGAACCAACCAGCTGTCTCAGTTTATGGATCAAACGAATCCGTTGGCAGAGATTACGCACAAGAGAAGGTTATCGGCCCTTGGGCCAGGTGGTCTTTCTCGTGAAAGAGCCGGTTTCGAGGTACGTGATGTACATTATACGCACTACGGAAGACTTTGTCCGATAGAGACACCGGAAGGGCCGAATATTGGTCTGATTTCTTCTTTGGCCGTTTTCGCCAAGGTGAACCCAATGGGCTTCTTGGAAACGCCATACCGTAAAGTAGAGAACGGAAAAGTAAATACCAAGGAATTCGGATATTTGAGTGCGGAGGAAGAGGAGGGTATGAAAATCGCCCAAGCCAATATTCCGTTGAAGGATAACGGAACCATTGATTCCGAGAAGGTAATTGCAAGGGAAGAAGGTGATTTCCCTGTTGTAGACCCGAAAGAAATCAACTATACCGATGTTGCCCCGAATCAGATTGCATCTATTTCTGCGTCATTGATTCCATTTTTGGAGCACGATGATGCGAACAGAGCATTGATGGGGTCGAACATGATGCGTCAGGCCGTTCCCTTGTTGAAACCACAATCGCCAATCGTTGGTACCGGATTGGAACGTCAGGTAGCTTCCGATTCTAGGGTATTGATCAATGCGGAAGGCGATGGGGTTATCGAATATGTAGATGCCCAAAAGGTGACCATCAAATACGATAGGTCCGATGCTGAACGCTTGATAAGTTTCGAGGAAGATTCGAAAACGTATAATTTGGTAAAGTTTAGAAAAACGAACCAAGGTACGAGCATTAACTTGAAACCTATCGTTAAGAAAGGCGATAAGGTTAAAAAGGGTCAGGTCCTATGTGAGGGTTATGCTACCGAAAAAGGCGAGTTGGCCTTGGGTAGAAACCTTACCGTGGCCTTTATGCCGTGGAAAGGGTATAACTTCGAGGATGCAATCGTAATCTCCGAAAAAGTAGTCCGTGAGGATATTTTTACTTCTATTCACGTAGACGAGTATTCCCTTGAAGTTCGGGATACCAAACTTGGTGCTGAAGAACTGACACACGACATTCCAAATGTTTCCGAAGAGGCCACAAAAGACCTTGACGAAAACGGAATGATCCGCATAGGCGCCGAAGTAAAGCCCGGCGATATCCTAATTGGAAAAATCACGCCGAAAGGGGAATCAGATCCTACTCCGGAAGAAAAACTGCTTCGTGCGATTTTCGGTGATAAGGCTGGTGATGTTAAAGATGCTTCGTTGAAAGCTTCCCCATCCTTACGTGGTGTTGTTATTGACAAAAAGTTGTTCTCCCGTTCTATCAAGGATAAGCGTAAGCGTTCCGAGGATAAGGAGTCCATCAACCGTTTGGAATTGGAATATGAAGTGAAATTCCAGGAATTAAAGGATATCCTTGTAGAAAAATTGGCAAGCCTGATTAGTGGTAAGACCTCACAAGGAGTGCTTAATGATTTGGGAGAGGAAGTATTGCCTAAAGGTAAAAAGTACACCTTGAAGATGCTGAACTCCGTTGATGATTTTGCCCACTTGGTGGGTGGAAGCTGGACGACCGATAAAGCTACGAATGCTTCGGTTGCCGATTTGTTGCACAATTATAAGATTAAGCTGAATGACCTTCAAGGGAACTTGAGAAGGGATAAGTTTACGATTTCTGTCGGTGATGAATTGCCAGCCGGTATCATGAAATTGGCCAAGGTCTACATCGCCAAGAAGCGTAAATTGAAGGTTGGGGATAAAATGGCGGGACGTCACGGAAACAAAGGTATCGTTTCTAGAATCGTACGTCAGGAAGACATGCCATTCTTGGAAGATGGTACGCCTGTTGATATTGTGTTAAATCCTTTGGGAGTACCTTCACGTATGAACATCGGCCAGATTTATGAGACCGTATTAGGTTGGGCAGGATTGAAGTTGGGCAAAAAGTACGCAACTCCGATTTTCGATGGGGCGACTTTAGACCAGATCAATAGCTTTACCGATGAGGCAGGCATTCCAAGATTCGGACATACCTATTTATTCGACGGTGGTACAGGACAGCGTTTTGATCAACCCGCTACGGTTGGTGTAATTTACATGCTGAAACTGGGCCATATGGTAGATGATAAGATGCATGCAAGGTCTATCGGACCATACTCACTGATTACGCAACAACCATTGGGTGGTAAAGCCCAGTTCGGTGGTCAACGTTTTGGAGAGATGGAAGTTTGGGCACTTGAGGCATATGGCGCATCCGCTACCCTTCGAGAGATATTGACGGTTAAATCCGATGACGTGGTCGGTAGGGCGAAAACCTACGAATCCATCGTTAAGGGAGAGACCATGCCAGAACCTGGTTTACCAGAATCTTTCAATGTATTGATGCACGAACTGAAAGGTTTGGGTCTCGACATTCGTTTGGAAGAATAG
- the rpoC gene encoding DNA-directed RNA polymerase subunit beta' — protein sequence MARIHDNTPQKRFNKISIGLASPEAILAESRGEVLKPETINYRTHKPERDGLFCERIFGPVKDYECACGKYKRIRYRGIVCDRCGVEVTEKKVRRDRVGHINLVVPVAHIWYFRSLPNKIGYLLGLPSKKLDMIIYYERYVVIQPGIAKGPEGEEINKMDFLTEEEYLNILEEIPPENQYLEDTDPNKFIAKMGAECLIDLLGRIDLKQLSYDLRHKANTETSKQRKTEALKRLQVVEALRESQQNRENKPEWMIMKVVPVIPPELRPLVPLDGGRFATSDLNDLYRRVIIRNNRLKRLVEIKAPEVILRNEKRMLQESVDSLFDNTRKASAVKTESNRPLKSLSDSLKGKQGRFRQNLLGKRVDYSARSVIVVGPEMKLYECGLPKDMAAELYKPFVIRKLIERGIVKTVKSAKKIIDKKEPVVWDILENVLKGHPVLLNRAPTLHRLGIQAFQPKLIEGKAIRLHPLVCTAFNADFDGDQMAVHLPLGPEAILEAQLLMLASHNILNPANGSPITVPSQDMVLGLYYMTKERKSTKEVPVKGEGLTFYSDEEVVIAFNEGMLELNAGIKVRTKDFNEEGELVNQIVQTTVGRVLFNQVVPEAAGYVNDVLNKKSLRDIIGNILAVTDVPTTAEFLDKIKTMGYEFAFKGGLSFSLGDIIIPKEKHEMIADANGQVDGIMTNYNMGLITNNERYNQVIDVWTSTNALLTELAMKRIREDQQGFNSVYMMLDSGARGSKEQIRQLTGMRGLMAKPKKSTAGGGEIIENPILSNFKEGLSILEYFISTHGARKGLADTALKTADAGYLTRRLVDVSQDVIVNIEDCETLRGVTVEALRKNEEIVESLGARILGRVSLHDVYNPLTEELLLTAGQEIMESDVKRISDSPIEKVEVRSALTCEAPKGICAQCYGRNLSTNKMVQRGEAVGVVAAQSIGEPGTQLTLRTFHVGGIAGNISEDSKLEAKFAGVAEIEDLRTVKGEDSDGNNAEIVISRTSEIKVIDAKTGIVLSTNNIPYGSQLFIKNGAKVAKDELICQWDPYNGVIVSEFPGKIAYENIEQGVTYQVEIDEQTGFQEKVISESRNKKLIPTLLIMNNKDEVLRSYNLPVGSHIMVDDGDKIKEGKTLVKIPRKSAKAGDITGGLPRVTELFEARNPSNPAVVSEIDGVVSFGKIKRGNREIIIESKLGEIKKYLVKLSNQILVQENDYVRAGMPLSDGSITPEDILKIKGPSAVQQYLVNEVQEVYRLQGVKINDKHFEVVVRQMMRKVRIVDPGDTIFLENQLVHKDDFINENDDIFGKKVVMDAGESENLKAGMIITPRELRDENSILKRGDKAVVEARDAVSATATPILQGITRASLQTKSFISAASFQETTKVLNEAAVSGKVDTLEGLKENVIVGHRIPAGTGMRDYENIIVGSKEEYDEIMARKEALKF from the coding sequence ATGGCTAGAATACACGATAATACACCACAAAAAAGGTTTAACAAGATTTCGATCGGCTTGGCTTCCCCGGAAGCTATTTTGGCAGAGTCAAGAGGCGAGGTCTTAAAACCTGAAACTATTAACTATAGAACCCACAAGCCTGAGCGTGACGGACTTTTCTGTGAGCGTATCTTTGGTCCTGTCAAGGATTATGAGTGTGCCTGTGGAAAGTATAAGCGTATTCGTTACCGCGGTATCGTTTGTGACCGTTGTGGCGTTGAAGTTACCGAGAAGAAAGTACGTAGGGATCGCGTAGGGCATATCAATTTGGTAGTTCCTGTGGCGCATATCTGGTACTTCCGTTCGCTACCGAACAAAATCGGTTACCTTCTGGGGCTTCCTTCCAAGAAGCTCGATATGATCATCTACTATGAACGCTATGTAGTCATACAACCCGGTATCGCCAAAGGACCTGAAGGGGAAGAAATCAATAAGATGGATTTCCTTACGGAAGAAGAGTACTTGAATATCTTGGAGGAGATTCCGCCGGAAAATCAATACTTAGAAGACACCGATCCCAATAAATTCATCGCAAAGATGGGTGCGGAATGTTTGATCGATCTTTTGGGAAGAATCGATTTGAAACAACTGTCGTATGATTTAAGGCACAAGGCGAATACCGAAACTTCAAAACAACGTAAGACGGAAGCCCTAAAAAGGCTTCAAGTTGTAGAGGCACTTCGAGAATCCCAGCAAAATAGGGAGAACAAGCCGGAATGGATGATTATGAAGGTGGTTCCCGTTATTCCGCCGGAATTACGTCCGTTGGTACCGTTGGATGGTGGTCGTTTTGCGACCTCCGATTTAAATGATCTGTACCGAAGGGTAATTATACGAAACAACCGTTTAAAGCGATTGGTCGAAATCAAGGCACCCGAGGTTATTCTGAGAAATGAGAAGCGTATGCTTCAAGAATCTGTTGATTCGCTCTTCGATAACACTCGAAAAGCATCTGCGGTAAAAACAGAATCTAACAGGCCTTTAAAATCCCTTTCCGATTCATTGAAGGGAAAACAAGGTCGTTTCCGTCAGAACCTGTTAGGAAAGCGTGTCGATTATTCCGCTCGTTCGGTAATCGTCGTTGGTCCTGAAATGAAGCTGTATGAATGCGGTCTTCCAAAGGATATGGCTGCCGAATTATACAAACCATTCGTGATTCGAAAGTTGATCGAACGAGGTATCGTAAAAACGGTAAAATCGGCAAAGAAAATAATAGACAAAAAAGAACCCGTAGTTTGGGATATTCTTGAAAACGTATTGAAAGGACACCCGGTACTATTGAACAGGGCCCCGACATTACACCGATTAGGTATTCAAGCATTCCAACCCAAACTTATCGAAGGGAAGGCAATTCGTTTGCACCCGTTGGTTTGTACGGCTTTTAATGCGGATTTTGATGGTGACCAGATGGCGGTGCACCTTCCATTGGGCCCAGAGGCCATTTTGGAAGCACAGCTGCTTATGTTGGCATCGCACAATATATTGAACCCTGCTAATGGTTCTCCGATTACCGTGCCCTCCCAGGATATGGTCTTGGGTCTGTATTATATGACCAAAGAGCGTAAATCTACAAAGGAGGTACCTGTAAAGGGCGAAGGTTTGACTTTCTACTCCGATGAGGAGGTGGTTATTGCCTTCAATGAAGGAATGTTGGAGCTGAATGCTGGTATTAAAGTGCGAACGAAGGACTTTAACGAAGAGGGAGAATTGGTTAATCAAATTGTTCAGACTACTGTTGGTAGGGTACTGTTCAATCAAGTAGTGCCGGAAGCTGCCGGTTACGTGAATGATGTATTGAACAAAAAATCATTGCGTGATATTATCGGTAATATTCTTGCGGTGACCGATGTGCCTACCACAGCCGAATTCTTGGATAAGATAAAGACAATGGGGTACGAATTCGCTTTTAAAGGTGGATTGTCCTTTAGTCTTGGCGATATTATCATTCCTAAGGAGAAACACGAGATGATTGCCGATGCCAACGGTCAAGTTGATGGTATTATGACCAATTACAACATGGGTCTGATTACCAATAATGAAAGATACAATCAGGTTATTGATGTATGGACATCAACAAACGCGCTATTGACTGAATTGGCGATGAAACGTATTCGCGAAGACCAACAAGGTTTCAACTCGGTGTATATGATGTTGGATTCTGGTGCGAGGGGCTCGAAAGAGCAGATTCGCCAGTTGACCGGTATGCGTGGACTGATGGCCAAGCCTAAAAAGTCTACTGCTGGAGGTGGTGAGATTATCGAGAACCCGATTCTCTCCAACTTTAAGGAGGGCCTATCGATTTTGGAATACTTTATCTCTACCCACGGTGCACGTAAAGGTCTCGCCGATACCGCTTTGAAAACGGCCGATGCCGGATATCTAACACGTCGTTTGGTGGATGTTTCTCAAGATGTAATCGTTAATATCGAGGATTGTGAAACCCTTAGAGGTGTCACGGTCGAAGCATTGCGTAAAAACGAAGAAATCGTTGAATCTTTGGGGGCCCGTATTCTAGGTAGGGTTTCCTTACATGACGTATACAATCCGTTGACTGAGGAATTGTTGCTGACTGCAGGTCAGGAAATCATGGAGTCGGATGTAAAACGCATATCGGATTCCCCAATTGAAAAGGTAGAAGTGCGTTCAGCATTGACGTGTGAGGCACCAAAAGGTATTTGTGCCCAATGTTATGGTCGAAACCTTTCCACCAATAAGATGGTGCAAAGAGGTGAAGCTGTTGGTGTTGTCGCTGCACAATCCATTGGAGAGCCAGGAACACAGTTAACGTTGCGTACGTTCCACGTTGGGGGTATTGCTGGAAACATTTCCGAAGACAGTAAGTTGGAAGCCAAGTTCGCCGGTGTTGCCGAAATCGAGGATCTACGAACCGTAAAAGGAGAGGATTCTGATGGTAATAACGCCGAAATCGTTATTTCCCGAACTTCCGAAATTAAAGTGATCGATGCCAAAACCGGCATTGTGCTAAGTACGAACAATATTCCTTATGGTTCGCAATTGTTCATTAAGAACGGGGCCAAAGTAGCCAAGGATGAGTTGATTTGTCAGTGGGATCCATATAACGGTGTAATCGTTTCGGAGTTTCCAGGTAAAATAGCGTACGAGAATATCGAACAAGGTGTTACCTATCAAGTAGAAATCGATGAACAAACCGGATTCCAGGAGAAAGTAATCTCCGAATCCCGTAACAAGAAATTGATACCTACGCTCTTGATTATGAATAACAAGGATGAAGTGTTGCGTTCGTACAACCTTCCGGTCGGTTCCCACATTATGGTCGATGACGGAGATAAGATCAAGGAAGGTAAAACTTTGGTGAAAATACCACGTAAATCGGCGAAAGCAGGTGATATTACGGGTGGTCTTCCAAGGGTTACCGAATTGTTCGAAGCGCGAAATCCATCTAACCCGGCTGTGGTGTCTGAAATCGATGGCGTAGTTTCTTTTGGAAAAATAAAAAGGGGTAACCGCGAAATCATCATTGAGTCCAAATTAGGTGAAATCAAGAAGTACCTTGTAAAACTCTCAAACCAGATTTTGGTGCAGGAGAACGATTACGTAAGGGCAGGCATGCCTTTGTCGGATGGTTCCATTACACCTGAAGACATCTTGAAAATCAAAGGTCCATCTGCTGTTCAACAGTATTTGGTGAACGAGGTTCAGGAAGTATATCGTTTGCAAGGGGTGAAAATCAACGACAAACATTTTGAGGTAGTCGTTCGACAGATGATGCGTAAAGTACGGATTGTGGATCCAGGAGATACTATTTTCTTGGAGAATCAACTAGTGCATAAAGATGATTTCATCAATGAGAACGACGATATCTTCGGTAAGAAAGTAGTGATGGACGCCGGGGAATCCGAGAATTTGAAGGCAGGTATGATCATTACCCCTAGGGAACTAAGGGATGAGAATTCCATCCTCAAGCGCGGTGACAAAGCTGTGGTAGAAGCAAGGGATGCCGTTTCGGCAACCGCAACTCCTATCTTACAAGGTATCACGAGAGCCTCGCTACAAACGAAATCGTTTATTTCTGCCGCATCGTTCCAAGAGACCACTAAAGTATTGAACGAAGCTGCGGTAAGCGGTAAGGTAGATACCTTGGAAGGCTTGAAGGAAAATGTTATCGTAGGGCACAGAATTCCTGCTGGTACAGGTATGCGTGACTATGAGAATATTATCGTCGGTTCAAAAGAGGAATACGATGAAATAATGGCGCGTAAAGAGGCGTTAAAATTCTAA
- a CDS encoding DUF3467 domain-containing protein, with product MAEKENKQKQINIELDEKMAEGIYSNLAIINHSVSEFVVDFISMMPGAPKAKVKSRIVLTPQHAKKFLKALNDNVHRFEKAHGTIKDYEQPPIPLNFGPTGEA from the coding sequence ATGGCAGAAAAGGAAAACAAACAAAAGCAGATCAATATCGAATTGGATGAAAAGATGGCGGAGGGTATCTATTCCAATTTGGCCATTATCAACCATTCCGTTTCGGAATTTGTGGTAGACTTTATTAGCATGATGCCCGGTGCACCAAAGGCTAAAGTTAAAAGCCGTATCGTTTTGACCCCGCAACACGCCAAGAAGTTCCTAAAGGCATTGAACGATAATGTACATCGCTTTGAAAAGGCCCATGGTACCATTAAAGATTACGAGCAACCTCCAATACCGTTGAATTTCGGTCCTACCGGGGAGGCTTAA